One part of the Microvirga sp. TS319 genome encodes these proteins:
- a CDS encoding lipoyl domain-containing protein has translation MRFPIFMPKFGPTMQGGTVVEWAKRAGDYVLEGELLLMVETDKVTTEMSAPASGFLQPIAEPDTTHAIGAIIGYLHDTQVNSRPSGSSPTS, from the coding sequence ATGCGTTTTCCGATCTTCATGCCGAAGTTTGGACCGACAATGCAGGGCGGCACCGTCGTCGAATGGGCCAAACGCGCAGGGGATTATGTCCTCGAAGGCGAGCTCTTGCTCATGGTGGAAACCGATAAGGTCACGACTGAGATGTCAGCTCCTGCGAGCGGTTTCCTGCAACCCATCGCAGAGCCCGATACCACGCACGCAATTGGCGCCATCATCGGGTATCTTCACGATACTCAGGTAAATTCTCGCCCGTCTGGTTCGTCCCCGACTTCCTAA
- a CDS encoding DMT family transporter — protein MREQAQAAKPRNIFLCLLAMAFFSTSDILAKMLSVTLHPLQIAWFRYMVAIIAAAPLLTAFRGRIRSQHHSVQLVRGAAMLSSTLFLIAALRLLPVAEATALVFVSPLIITTLSVLLLREVVSPLRWLIVLLGFLGVLIIIRPGNEGFAWTAFLPLCSSLCWALGVIYTRKVVAVDTPLTTLVYSAVTGFVAISALVPFNFISPTMDQLLLGTAMGLLWVAAHICITLAYSSAPASQLAPYSFTQIIWAALLGYLVFSHTPDALAILGCGVIIASGMLSISTRLAAERCQGNRSSD, from the coding sequence ATGCGAGAGCAAGCGCAAGCAGCAAAACCGCGCAATATTTTCCTGTGCCTCCTGGCCATGGCGTTCTTCAGTACGTCCGACATCCTCGCGAAAATGTTGTCCGTCACCCTCCACCCGCTGCAGATAGCCTGGTTTCGCTACATGGTGGCCATCATAGCGGCCGCTCCCCTGCTGACAGCATTCCGCGGCAGGATCAGGTCACAGCATCACTCCGTCCAGCTTGTGCGTGGCGCTGCAATGCTCAGTTCGACGCTCTTCTTGATCGCGGCCCTGAGACTGCTGCCTGTGGCAGAGGCGACTGCTCTTGTGTTCGTCTCACCACTGATCATCACTACTCTATCCGTGCTCCTGCTCCGGGAGGTCGTTTCGCCACTGCGGTGGCTCATCGTTCTCCTTGGCTTCTTAGGCGTCTTGATCATCATTAGGCCAGGAAATGAAGGCTTCGCCTGGACGGCATTCCTTCCCTTATGCTCCTCTTTGTGCTGGGCGCTTGGAGTGATCTATACGCGCAAGGTTGTGGCAGTCGATACACCACTCACCACCTTGGTTTACTCCGCTGTGACAGGCTTTGTTGCTATCAGCGCCCTGGTTCCTTTCAACTTCATCAGCCCCACGATGGACCAGCTCTTGTTAGGCACAGCAATGGGATTGCTGTGGGTCGCGGCGCACATATGTATCACGTTGGCATATTCCTCGGCACCCGCTTCACAGCTCGCGCCATATTCCTTCACACAGATCATCTGGGCAGCACTGTTGGGTTATCTTGTCTTCTCTCATACTCCGGACGCCTTGGCGATTTTGGGATGTGGCGTCATTATTGCGAGTGGGATGCTTTCAATCTCCACGAGGCTGGCGGCTGAGAGGTGCCAAGGAAATAGGAGTTCCGATTGA
- a CDS encoding IS6 family transposase — translation MFKGRHFDRSVTLPCVRWYLAYNLSLRNLEEMMAERGISVDHATIHRWVIRYSPEPLKRFNPRKRAVTAKWHVDETYIKVRGQWKYLYRAIGSNGDTVEFWFSERRNLAVAKCFLRKALKRHGWPERILIDSSQTNREATLSCETQSLLQDPSRRKLESIRIHQSRYLNNRIEQDHRAVKRRIRSMMGFKSANSARAILGGIGMVPMMRKGQAKNACAQQPSLAEQFERLAA, via the coding sequence ATGTTCAAAGGCCGTCATTTCGATCGCTCAGTGACCCTGCCGTGCGTCCGGTGGTACCTGGCTTACAATCTGAGCCTGCGGAACCTTGAGGAGATGATGGCCGAGCGCGGTATCTCGGTCGATCACGCGACCATTCACAGATGGGTTATCCGGTACTCGCCCGAACCCCTGAAGCGCTTCAATCCACGCAAGCGAGCCGTTACTGCCAAGTGGCACGTTGATGAGACTTACATCAAAGTCCGAGGCCAATGGAAATATCTCTATCGGGCCATCGGCAGCAATGGCGACACAGTCGAGTTCTGGTTCAGCGAACGACGCAATCTCGCCGTCGCCAAGTGCTTCCTACGCAAGGCGCTCAAACGGCATGGCTGGCCCGAGAGGATTTTGATCGACAGCAGCCAAACCAATCGGGAGGCGACCCTCTCCTGTGAGACGCAAAGCCTGCTCCAGGATCCGTCACGGCGAAAACTGGAGTCGATCCGCATTCATCAGAGCCGCTACTTGAACAATCGGATTGAGCAGGATCATCGGGCTGTCAAGCGGCGGATCCGCTCGATGATGGGGTTCAAGTCCGCAAACAGCGCTCGCGCGATCCTGGGCGGCATCGGAATGGTACCCATGATGCGAAAGGGACAGGCGAAAAATGCCTGCGCCCAGCAGCCCTCCCTCGCTGAGCAGTTCGAGCGGCTCGCCGCATAA
- a CDS encoding Crp/Fnr family transcriptional regulator — MHPAMISSHLRNRISSNNLLSALRPEDLTIVAPSLQEWEGEAGVKLYQPGDEVRFVYFPCGPSLVSFVVELEDGLTVETALIGREGAVGGIVSQGRLPAFARSEIQFPGPFLRLSTADLEEFETRSPSLRHLFARYADCMLAQVFQSVACNAAHTIEQRTVKWLLAAIDRTGDHDVPLTQEQLASMMGVGRSYVSRVIQSLKRRHLLETRRGGVRVRDLERLDTLSCGCNNALRRHFDQVLAGVYPTVEESSAQKAEAGSKRPGSRMKA, encoded by the coding sequence ATGCATCCCGCAATGATCTCGTCACACCTCAGGAACAGGATTTCCAGCAATAACCTGCTGAGTGCTCTCAGGCCGGAAGATCTCACCATCGTGGCGCCTTCGCTGCAGGAGTGGGAGGGCGAAGCCGGGGTTAAGCTCTATCAACCGGGAGATGAGGTCAGATTCGTTTACTTTCCCTGTGGTCCAAGTCTCGTCTCGTTTGTCGTCGAACTCGAGGATGGCCTCACGGTGGAGACGGCTCTGATCGGACGCGAGGGCGCCGTCGGCGGGATCGTGAGCCAAGGACGCCTCCCGGCCTTTGCTCGTTCCGAGATTCAGTTTCCAGGTCCGTTCCTGCGCCTCTCGACCGCGGATCTCGAGGAATTCGAAACCCGATCGCCGAGCCTGCGGCACCTGTTCGCCCGCTATGCGGATTGCATGCTGGCGCAGGTGTTCCAATCGGTGGCCTGCAATGCGGCGCACACGATCGAGCAGCGAACGGTGAAATGGCTGCTGGCCGCCATCGATCGAACGGGCGATCACGACGTTCCCCTGACCCAGGAGCAGTTGGCCAGCATGATGGGTGTCGGCCGCAGTTACGTGAGCCGGGTCATTCAGTCCTTGAAACGCCGCCATCTGCTGGAGACCCGCAGAGGTGGCGTGCGCGTGCGGGATCTTGAGAGGCTTGATACCTTGTCCTGCGGCTGCAACAACGCATTGCGCCGCCATTTCGACCAGGTCCTGGCGGGCGTCTATCCAACCGTCGAAGAGAGTTCGGCTCAGAAGGCGGAAGCCGGTAGCAAACGCCCTGGATCCCGGATGAAGGCGTGA
- a CDS encoding DUF1236 domain-containing protein, whose amino-acid sequence MRSTLLSTAAAVALVLGTAPVLAQAAAPGSSGTSRAQITPPASSSEASGTAEGASGRDRPSSVTTDSQRSQNSAQTGSSTGQVQSRQGSSSQDTSSTGSTTSPERTQRPTASGSPQGATQSSDSQKRPQQEGSSQSTSTSQGATTGSGATSQAPRESQQRSTNGSSQQQSTQSGSNATAQPAGSAARQSNTSSSSASSNTSTNAVASLNTEQRTEVTQAFSRTNINTVSNVRFNVSVGTTITEEVRLSPLPPEVVRIVPQYRNYQYVVVRDEIVIVEPKTKKIVEVIHKSGSSRKSASVSLNSEQRKKFKSTVETTGSIRPSTSTRIEIREGATLPQDVEIMEVPEAVISEMPELRTYRYVVIGDEVALVEPETRRVIEVIE is encoded by the coding sequence ATGCGTTCAACCCTGCTTTCGACCGCTGCCGCCGTAGCGTTGGTCCTTGGGACCGCTCCGGTCCTCGCGCAGGCCGCAGCCCCCGGCTCGTCGGGCACCTCGCGTGCTCAGATTACGCCACCGGCGTCGTCATCGGAAGCATCCGGCACTGCGGAAGGCGCTTCGGGTCGGGATCGCCCCAGTTCCGTGACCACTGACTCGCAGCGCAGCCAGAACTCGGCTCAAACCGGATCATCGACCGGTCAGGTGCAATCGCGTCAGGGTTCATCCTCGCAAGATACGTCCAGCACCGGTTCGACGACTTCGCCCGAGCGGACCCAGCGCCCGACCGCCTCCGGCAGTCCGCAAGGTGCGACCCAGTCTTCGGATAGCCAGAAGCGTCCGCAGCAAGAAGGCTCGTCTCAATCGACGAGCACTTCGCAAGGCGCTACGACAGGCTCCGGCGCCACGTCGCAGGCCCCCCGGGAAAGCCAGCAGCGCTCGACCAACGGTTCCTCGCAGCAGCAGAGCACCCAGTCCGGTTCGAATGCGACCGCGCAGCCCGCGGGCTCTGCCGCCCGGCAGAGCAACACGTCATCCAGTTCCGCCTCGTCGAATACCTCGACGAATGCAGTTGCAAGCCTGAACACGGAGCAGCGCACCGAGGTGACGCAGGCATTCAGCAGAACCAACATCAACACGGTTTCGAACGTGCGCTTCAACGTGTCGGTCGGCACCACCATCACCGAGGAGGTGCGTCTGTCGCCCCTGCCGCCGGAAGTCGTGCGAATCGTGCCGCAGTACCGGAACTATCAGTACGTGGTGGTGCGCGATGAGATCGTGATCGTCGAGCCGAAGACGAAGAAGATCGTCGAGGTGATCCATAAGTCGGGCAGCTCGCGCAAGTCTGCCTCGGTGAGCCTGAACAGCGAGCAGCGCAAGAAGTTCAAGAGCACCGTTGAGACCACGGGTTCGATTCGGCCGTCCACGTCGACCAGGATCGAGATCCGCGAAGGCGCGACGCTTCCGCAGGACGTCGAAATCATGGAGGTGCCGGAAGCCGTCATCAGCGAAATGCCGGAACTCCGGACCTATCGTTATGTGGTGATCGGTGACGAAGTCGCGCTGGTCGAGCCTGAGACCCGCCGCGTGATCGAGGTCATTGAATAA
- a CDS encoding aldo/keto reductase — MMSRSHFAPPGPLGFGGAPLGNMFDVVSEETAEAALSAAWDTGVRYFDTAPHYGSGLSEHRFGNVLRRYPREEFVISTKVGRIMQPDPSAPENPPFVRGLPFRGEYDYTYDGTMRSVEDSYQRLGLAQIDIVYIHDLAADHHGDGWKELFDVAMKGAARALIRLRDEGMIKGWGMGVNLTEPCERALEMSDPDVFLLAGRYSLLNQPALDRLFPMCAERGVHVVVGGPYNSGLLAGGRNFEYREAPAEMIRKRDRLAEICGRHGVDLRSAALQFCAAHPVVAAIIPGAKHADKVRENARLMVAEIPQTLWEDLKREGLIPADVPTPVG, encoded by the coding sequence ATGATGTCCCGGTCTCACTTTGCGCCACCTGGCCCCTTAGGTTTCGGTGGCGCCCCTCTCGGCAACATGTTCGACGTGGTGTCAGAGGAAACAGCGGAGGCTGCGCTCAGTGCTGCCTGGGACACAGGGGTGCGGTACTTCGACACCGCGCCTCATTACGGCAGTGGCCTGTCCGAGCACCGCTTCGGCAATGTGCTGCGTCGGTATCCGCGTGAGGAGTTCGTTATTTCCACGAAGGTGGGTCGGATCATGCAGCCTGACCCCAGCGCGCCGGAGAATCCGCCTTTTGTCAGGGGCCTGCCGTTCCGAGGCGAATACGATTACACCTATGACGGGACGATGCGCTCGGTCGAGGACAGCTATCAGCGCCTTGGCTTGGCCCAGATCGACATTGTCTACATCCACGATCTCGCCGCCGATCACCACGGCGATGGATGGAAGGAGTTGTTCGACGTGGCGATGAAAGGCGCCGCCAGGGCCCTCATACGTCTCCGCGACGAGGGTATGATCAAGGGATGGGGCATGGGGGTCAATCTGACCGAACCCTGTGAACGAGCCCTCGAGATGTCCGACCCGGACGTATTCCTCCTCGCCGGACGCTACAGTCTCCTCAACCAGCCGGCGCTGGACCGGCTCTTCCCGATGTGTGCGGAGCGGGGAGTGCATGTGGTCGTCGGTGGCCCTTACAATTCCGGCCTGCTCGCGGGAGGGCGGAACTTCGAATACCGGGAGGCGCCGGCCGAGATGATCCGGAAGCGGGATCGCCTGGCGGAAATCTGCGGCCGCCATGGCGTCGATTTACGGTCGGCGGCCCTTCAGTTCTGTGCTGCCCATCCCGTCGTCGCCGCCATCATTCCCGGTGCCAAGCACGCCGATAAAGTGCGCGAGAACGCCCGGTTGATGGTGGCGGAGATTCCGCAGACCCTCTGGGAGGACTTGAAGCGGGAGGGGCTCATCCCGGCCGACGTTCCAACTCCTGTCGGATGA
- a CDS encoding VOC family protein: MSKLFNTLHHVCILVHDLEKTVAYYEKIGVGPWYDYPKSGAYIDFDVPNPAASAAMRYKCCDLENVQIQLCHPGELDSPQRRFLEERGEGVYHLGFEVPDRDKAEDEGRALGLRVTARGRRIDKSGFCYFDTRAEAGIVLEIRKTAQG, translated from the coding sequence GTGTCGAAACTCTTCAATACCCTTCACCACGTTTGCATCCTCGTCCACGATCTCGAAAAGACCGTCGCCTATTATGAAAAGATCGGCGTTGGACCATGGTACGACTACCCCAAGTCAGGCGCCTACATCGACTTTGACGTGCCGAACCCTGCCGCTTCGGCTGCCATGCGCTACAAGTGCTGTGATCTCGAGAATGTCCAGATTCAGCTCTGCCATCCAGGCGAGCTTGACTCGCCCCAGCGGCGTTTTCTGGAGGAGCGTGGTGAGGGCGTATACCATCTCGGCTTCGAAGTCCCGGACCGTGACAAGGCGGAGGATGAGGGGAGAGCGCTGGGTCTTCGAGTGACGGCGCGAGGGAGGCGGATCGACAAGTCCGGGTTCTGCTACTTCGATACCCGTGCCGAAGCGGGTATCGTCCTCGAGATCCGCAAAACTGCTCAAGGATGA
- a CDS encoding D-alanyl-D-alanine carboxypeptidase family protein has translation MKLPSLLLAAGLILAAAPTGASPLLLVDASTGDILAAQEATRSWHPASLTKLMTAHLALTAVQSGRLTMDSSIVLSARAAAQAPSKLGVPPGTSLRLEDALLVMMVKSANDVAVAIAEAISGTEGSFVTAMNAEARRLGMSGTYFVNASGLHHDRQVTNARDVAVLMLAILSYHGDHAELFRTSAVTVDGRTLKNTNKLVEDYSGLEATKTGYVCASGFNAAVSAVRGGRRVVGVVLGSPSAAARTRIMRELLDTGLSGTTGSLGHLSTVKAEALAPGTDLRRRKCGREEPVMGTTVATGGDVKRAGSSQVRR, from the coding sequence ATGAAACTGCCCTCGCTCCTGCTCGCCGCTGGACTGATCCTGGCGGCCGCGCCAACCGGCGCCTCGCCCCTGTTGCTGGTGGATGCCTCCACGGGCGATATCCTCGCCGCCCAGGAGGCGACCCGTTCCTGGCATCCGGCCTCGCTCACCAAGCTGATGACGGCCCATCTTGCCCTTACGGCAGTTCAATCGGGCCGCCTCACCATGGACAGCTCCATCGTCCTGAGTGCCCGCGCCGCGGCTCAGGCCCCGTCCAAACTGGGCGTCCCACCAGGCACCTCGCTCCGGTTGGAGGATGCACTCCTCGTCATGATGGTCAAAAGCGCCAACGACGTGGCAGTCGCCATCGCAGAGGCAATCAGTGGAACGGAGGGATCGTTCGTCACCGCGATGAACGCGGAGGCGAGGCGTCTCGGTATGAGCGGGACTTACTTCGTGAATGCCAGCGGCCTGCATCATGACCGCCAGGTGACCAACGCGCGGGACGTGGCCGTTCTGATGCTGGCGATTCTGAGCTATCACGGGGACCATGCCGAACTTTTTCGGACGTCGGCCGTCACGGTCGACGGCCGGACTCTGAAGAACACCAACAAGCTGGTCGAGGACTATTCCGGCCTCGAGGCGACGAAAACCGGCTACGTCTGTGCCTCCGGGTTTAATGCGGCCGTCTCGGCCGTCCGCGGAGGCCGGCGGGTTGTCGGCGTGGTCCTCGGCTCTCCCAGTGCGGCAGCGCGAACGCGGATCATGCGGGAACTCCTCGATACAGGCCTGTCGGGAACGACAGGGTCCCTCGGCCATCTGAGCACGGTAAAGGCCGAGGCGCTCGCGCCGGGTACGGACCTGCGTCGTCGCAAGTGCGGTCGAGAGGAGCCTGTGATGGGGACGACGGTCGCCACCGGTGGCGATGTAAAGCGGGCGGGATCCTCGCAGGTTCGTCGCTGA
- a CDS encoding AI-2E family transporter, producing the protein MLNVPGRDLSSKEPPPSRQAGNQTSGLTTTTQVLAAVALLGALKVGLLTSLLAGLLVHELVHALAPRPSTLVTRRAGKILVVSLLATVVVVVIGAAILGLVSLLSGGPDSLAILLQRMAEVIESARPLLPDWLSSYVPADPQELKGAASAWLRENAGQLRLVGQDVWWALVHIIVGMVIGAMIAVSHEAGETAPGPLAQALRERARLLGEAFRSVVFAQVRISALNTALTGLYLLGVVPLLGSPLPLTKTLIAVTFIAGLLPVIGNLISNTAIVIVSLSVSPLLAVSSLLFLIAIHKLEYFVNAHVMGTHISARAWELLVAMLVMEAVFGIAGLVAAPIYYAYLKNELAARELI; encoded by the coding sequence ATGCTCAATGTTCCCGGGCGCGATCTCTCATCCAAGGAGCCGCCCCCGTCCCGACAGGCAGGGAACCAAACTTCTGGGCTCACAACAACGACGCAGGTGCTCGCTGCCGTTGCCCTGCTCGGTGCGCTCAAGGTTGGCCTGCTCACCTCTTTGCTGGCTGGCTTGCTGGTCCATGAACTGGTGCATGCCTTGGCCCCGCGCCCCAGCACCCTCGTAACCCGCCGGGCCGGCAAGATTTTGGTTGTATCGCTGCTCGCGACGGTCGTGGTCGTCGTCATCGGGGCGGCGATCCTGGGGCTGGTGTCCTTGCTGTCCGGTGGGCCGGACAGCCTGGCCATTCTGCTGCAGCGCATGGCCGAGGTGATCGAGAGTGCCCGTCCCCTTCTGCCCGACTGGCTCAGCAGCTATGTTCCGGCCGATCCTCAGGAGCTGAAGGGTGCCGCCTCGGCTTGGCTGCGTGAGAACGCAGGTCAGCTCCGGCTGGTGGGCCAGGACGTCTGGTGGGCCCTGGTCCACATCATTGTCGGCATGGTCATCGGGGCCATGATCGCGGTCAGCCACGAGGCCGGCGAGACCGCGCCCGGTCCCCTGGCACAAGCGCTACGGGAGCGGGCGCGCCTGCTCGGTGAGGCCTTCCGCAGCGTCGTGTTCGCGCAGGTGCGGATTTCGGCTCTGAACACCGCCCTTACGGGTTTGTACTTGTTGGGCGTCGTTCCCCTGCTGGGGAGCCCGCTGCCTCTGACGAAAACTCTCATTGCCGTGACCTTCATCGCGGGGCTTCTGCCCGTGATCGGCAACCTGATCTCCAACACCGCGATCGTGATTGTCAGTCTCAGCGTGTCTCCGCTGCTGGCCGTGAGCTCGCTTCTGTTCCTGATCGCGATTCACAAGCTGGAGTATTTTGTGAACGCTCACGTGATGGGAACTCACATCAGCGCGCGTGCCTGGGAGCTTCTCGTGGCTATGCTGGTCATGGAAGCTGTGTTCGGGATCGCCGGCCTGGTGGCCGCCCCGATCTATTATGCGTATCTGAAGAACGAACTCGCGGCGCGCGAACTCATCTGA
- a CDS encoding ATPase domain-containing protein, protein MTLQTHSDAAPIPPGIPGLDDILAGGYAGNRAHLIEGRPGSGKTTAGMQFLLVGAEQGETCLYIALSESERELLSVASRRGWSLEGIEIFERVPSELSLDPQQQQSPVHASDLELGETVHMAPAEIERVEPSRVVVDSLTGYLNAMPEQPFIVLQMHELLTYLNQQSVVTILILAQHGMVGQMVSPVDLTYLSDAVVLLRFFEADRRIRRALSVVKRRTGPHEETIREFRIDSQGLRVGPPLEQFRGVLTDVRTFEGQRASLLEERETDNDAGR, encoded by the coding sequence ATGACGCTTCAGACGCATTCCGATGCGGCCCCGATCCCACCAGGCATTCCTGGGCTCGACGACATTCTCGCCGGAGGATATGCCGGGAACCGCGCCCACCTCATCGAGGGGCGACCCGGCTCCGGAAAGACGACGGCGGGAATGCAGTTCCTTCTCGTGGGCGCCGAGCAGGGAGAGACCTGTCTCTACATCGCCCTGTCCGAGAGCGAGCGGGAACTCCTGTCCGTAGCCTCCCGCCGCGGCTGGTCCCTTGAGGGTATCGAGATCTTCGAACGGGTGCCTTCGGAGCTCAGTCTCGATCCGCAACAGCAACAGAGTCCTGTTCACGCGTCCGATCTGGAACTCGGCGAGACGGTCCACATGGCGCCGGCGGAGATCGAACGTGTCGAGCCCAGCCGGGTCGTGGTCGACAGCCTGACCGGGTATCTGAACGCCATGCCGGAGCAGCCCTTCATCGTGCTCCAGATGCACGAACTGCTCACCTATCTGAACCAGCAAAGCGTCGTGACGATCCTGATCCTGGCGCAGCACGGGATGGTCGGCCAGATGGTTTCGCCGGTCGATCTGACATATCTGAGCGATGCGGTCGTATTGCTTCGTTTTTTCGAGGCCGACCGGCGGATCCGAAGGGCCTTGTCGGTCGTCAAGCGACGCACAGGCCCGCACGAGGAAACGATCCGGGAGTTCCGGATCGACAGCCAGGGTTTGCGCGTTGGTCCCCCACTGGAGCAATTCCGGGGCGTGTTGACAGACGTACGGACATTCGAGGGCCAGCGCGCCTCTCTTCTCGAGGAGCGTGAGACCGACAATGACGCGGGCCGATGA
- a CDS encoding DUF4336 domain-containing protein, with product MLEPLGLDLWFADGGIVSFHGFAYPTRMAIVRLADGGLWLWSPVEKTAAIEDEVRALGPVRHVVSPNNLHYLFLGEWQAAFPDAKLWGTAATIAKCSDLRFSGALVDEPPADWEGQIDQFYFTNSPFVDELIFFHRRSRTAIIADLSQTFSEAFLKHHWPWWMHSVARLSKMVEGWGYPPIDYRISFRNRASARPKIRELIAERPEHVVVAHGEVVRTGGESFLRRAFSWLL from the coding sequence ATGCTGGAGCCCCTGGGATTGGACCTATGGTTTGCGGATGGTGGAATTGTCTCGTTCCACGGCTTCGCCTATCCGACGCGGATGGCCATTGTGCGCCTCGCCGATGGCGGGCTGTGGCTGTGGTCACCGGTCGAAAAGACTGCCGCGATTGAGGACGAGGTCCGGGCGCTGGGACCAGTCCGCCATGTCGTCAGCCCCAACAACCTGCACTATCTGTTTCTAGGCGAGTGGCAGGCTGCATTCCCCGACGCCAAATTGTGGGGGACGGCGGCGACAATCGCCAAGTGCAGTGATCTCCGTTTTTCCGGGGCGCTGGTCGACGAGCCGCCGGCTGACTGGGAAGGACAGATCGACCAATTCTATTTCACCAATTCGCCTTTTGTAGACGAGTTGATCTTCTTTCACCGCAGATCCCGCACCGCCATTATTGCCGACCTCTCGCAGACCTTCAGCGAGGCATTTTTGAAACACCACTGGCCCTGGTGGATGCACTCGGTCGCGAGGCTTTCAAAAATGGTCGAGGGATGGGGTTATCCGCCTATCGATTACCGGATCAGTTTTCGCAACCGTGCAAGCGCGCGGCCCAAGATTCGTGAATTAATCGCAGAGCGTCCCGAGCATGTTGTCGTGGCGCACGGTGAGGTTGTCAGGACGGGTGGCGAGTCCTTCCTGCGGCGCGCCTTTTCGTGGCTTCTCTAA
- a CDS encoding sensor histidine kinase produces MTRADDVSVLIFAPNGRDCAVARAILGEVGIKAEICPSLQTLVGGLDAAACAVITEEALVSADRRELAGWVERQPPWSDFPFILLTHRGGSPIERLTELLGNVTVLERPFHPAVLVNAARSALRARQRQREVEAHIKDRQRTHERQALLIRELHHRVKNTLATVQGLLGATARSTHSVDEFYRSFADRIVSLSNTHNLLTEDYWQTAPLIEMFRNELSHYDDGAQRRITLDGPPVELSADLAVPIGMAVHELTTNAAKHGALSVPGGQISVVWKVRELEAERRLVIAWVERGGPPVVTPRRKGFGSTLLHRVLTHQCHAAINISYEHEGLTCHMDIPLVEERLVPEY; encoded by the coding sequence ATGACGCGGGCCGATGACGTGTCCGTGCTGATCTTCGCCCCGAACGGGCGAGATTGCGCGGTAGCGAGGGCCATCCTTGGCGAAGTCGGGATCAAGGCCGAGATCTGCCCCAGTCTCCAGACGCTTGTCGGAGGATTGGATGCGGCAGCCTGCGCGGTGATCACGGAGGAGGCGCTTGTCAGCGCCGACCGGCGGGAGCTTGCCGGGTGGGTCGAACGGCAGCCGCCCTGGTCCGATTTTCCCTTTATCCTTCTCACCCATCGCGGCGGATCACCGATCGAGCGCCTGACCGAGCTGCTTGGGAACGTGACGGTGCTGGAGCGTCCGTTCCATCCGGCCGTGCTGGTCAATGCCGCCAGGTCGGCCCTACGGGCGAGGCAGCGGCAACGAGAGGTGGAGGCGCATATCAAGGACCGCCAGCGAACGCATGAGCGCCAAGCCCTGTTGATCCGCGAACTGCATCATCGGGTGAAGAATACCCTTGCGACCGTGCAGGGACTGCTCGGGGCCACGGCCCGCTCGACACATTCCGTCGATGAATTCTACCGCTCGTTCGCCGACCGGATCGTTTCCCTGTCCAATACGCACAACCTCCTCACGGAGGACTACTGGCAGACGGCACCGCTGATCGAAATGTTCAGGAATGAGCTGTCGCATTATGACGATGGCGCCCAGCGGCGGATCACCCTTGACGGGCCACCCGTGGAGCTCTCGGCCGATCTAGCCGTTCCGATCGGCATGGCGGTGCATGAGCTCACCACGAACGCTGCCAAACACGGGGCGCTATCGGTTCCAGGCGGACAGATCTCGGTGGTCTGGAAGGTCCGGGAACTGGAAGCAGAGCGTCGGCTCGTCATCGCGTGGGTAGAGCGCGGTGGCCCGCCTGTCGTGACGCCCCGACGGAAGGGTTTCGGCTCGACGCTGTTGCATCGGGTTTTGACCCATCAATGCCATGCGGCGATCAATATCTCGTACGAGCACGAGGGATTGACCTGCCATATGGACATTCCCCTCGTCGAGGAGCGCCTTGTGCCCGAATATTGA
- a CDS encoding Dps family protein: MARALSSRKSTKTKSATNTAAERKSRPAPRLETPTFLSSQASEEIAAALTALLADTFALYLKTKNFHWHVSGPHFHDYHLMFDDQADEIFAMTDPLAERARKVGGTTLRSTGHIGRLQRLLDNDASYVEPADMLAELMDDNKQLAAFMRQTHDLCDDHDDVATESLLEELIDQTEKRVWFLYETSRGMQTSGH, translated from the coding sequence ATGGCCAGGGCCCTCTCTTCACGTAAATCCACCAAGACAAAGAGCGCGACCAATACCGCGGCAGAGCGCAAGAGCCGCCCCGCACCTCGACTTGAAACTCCAACCTTTCTGTCGTCACAAGCCAGTGAGGAAATCGCGGCGGCGCTGACCGCGCTTCTTGCGGACACCTTCGCTCTTTACCTCAAGACCAAGAACTTTCACTGGCATGTGAGCGGGCCCCATTTCCATGACTATCACCTCATGTTCGACGATCAGGCGGACGAGATCTTCGCCATGACCGATCCCCTGGCGGAGCGGGCGCGCAAGGTCGGCGGAACAACCTTGCGATCGACCGGCCACATCGGACGCCTGCAGCGCCTTCTCGACAATGACGCCAGCTATGTCGAGCCCGCCGACATGCTCGCCGAGCTGATGGACGACAACAAGCAGCTCGCCGCCTTCATGCGGCAGACGCACGATTTGTGCGACGATCATGACGATGTCGCCACCGAGAGCCTTCTTGAGGAGCTCATCGACCAGACGGAGAAGCGCGTCTGGTTCCTATACGAGACGAGCCGCGGAATGCAGACCTCCGGACACTGA